TGAAAAGGCACACTGTAATCAAAACCAAGTTGTACAACAGTTTCAATAGTTCCATCATCAAATAAAGATATTTTGTACGCTGCAATACGATTAATATTGGTAATAGTATTAATTTTTCTATAGGAAAGTAGAAGTATCGCAGCGTTACTGTCTGGATAGTATCTTAGAGCAAATGGGTGAAGATTGTCATAACCATTGAACTCTGAGTGCATTATCCTGTCATTAATCGATGCTCCGCTGGAATCCCACGTTACAATGACTATACTTTCACTCTGATCGTTGATATCACTGCCCTTAGCGACAGTTATGATGAAATCCGAGGCTGCTTCATCACAGTAAGCAATTCGAACCAAGTCGGAATGAAATGACAGGGAACTGAATGTCCTTATATTGCTTTCAATTTTTTCATCAGATAGATCAGGCATTCCCATTAGAATAGAATCGAAAATTCCATTATCATTGAAGTCGTAAGTACCAGCACAGTATATTTCATCATCTGCCACTACAAGACGCGCCCATTGCGCAAACTTATCTTCATGAGAGGATTCCAAGCTGAGCCATACCTCATCGTTGTTATCCATGTTCACTGCAATACAGAAAGCTCTGTTTTCCTCATTGATCTGCCCTTGCGAAGTATAACAAGGATCTGAACCTATAACTATATAGGAATCGTGGTTACGGAGTCTCCCCCAATTCCAATAGTCCCGATAATCCCAATCAGCAAGATAACCCAAATCAGATACGTGAGGTATTTTCCATTCTTCAGTGAACCCTATTGTATTTATGTCCACTTGAGTAAATCCCGGTCTCGGAAGATTAGTATTATCCCATTCGAGCTGGGCAATGCATAAATATGACGTTTCGCCATCCTCAGGGTGATTGTGACCAGCAGTTAACACACAATTATCTGTTCCATCATCAACCGGAGTAATCGCGTGAGCTTTTTGGACTGAGTAGTCCAGCGGCCAGGTCCAGGTCTCAAGCAGATTTGAGTTCGAATCCAACGCCCATATGTTAAATTCTTCGTCATCTATCCCGCGCCCCGCGCGGGAATCCATCAGTGGAGCTCAAACCCCTCCTGCTACGATAATATCGTTTTCAACTACAACAAGTTGCTTTGTGTCTGATGCGCTCGAACCTTCTTTTTTCCATACATCAAATGACGTGAAAATAGTTTCCGCTCCTGCCAGAACCGAGATCACGACAGCAAATACAAGTGCGTATTTCACAACTACACCTTCCTCTCAAGTTAGAGATTTCATGCATAATAAATCACTATAATAGTACTATAATGCAGTAAGATTTGAATATCAAATACTAACGAATTTCCTGAGTACGAATATGTAGCTACAAATCCATTAGGATTCAATAGAGACAGCCCGGGAAGATCGTTCCGATGAGAAGATTATACGCTTTCCGGCTAATGGAACGAGTTCCCTTTTGCGATTGATTCCCCCCCTTGACTCTCCATCTACTGGAGGCTGTATACTGTATGCGAAGGCCTTCGTAATGCATTACCAGGAACGGTGAATACAATGATTAGAATCGGACTTTTTTCTAAACTCAGCCAGGTTCCGGTGAAGACGCTACGGTACTACGATGAAATCGGGCTGCTCGAACCGGCTGAAATCGATCGCTTCACCAGCTACCGCTACTACTCGATCTCCCAACTTCCCCGCCTTAACCGCATTTTGGCGTTGAAGGATTTAGGGCTGTCGCTGGATCAGATTGCCCGCTTATTAGCAGAAGAGGTTCCCGTGGAACAACTCCGCGGGATGCTCCGATTGAAGGAGGTGGAAATTCAACAACAAATGCAGCAGGAGCAGGAAAAATTAACTCTGGTAGCCGCTCGGCTGAAACAAATTGAATTGGAGGACAAAATGTCCAAGTACGATGTCGTGATCAAAAAAGTTGAACCCCAACGTATAGCTTCTGTGCGAGACGTGATCCCCGCCTATCCCGAACAAGGCGCTCTCTGGGGAGAGTTGGAAACCATGCTGTCCCAGAACCAGGTCAAATGCACCAGTCCCTGCTTCACGCTTTACCATTCCGATGAGCCCGAGATCGACGCCGAGGTATGCGAACCCATCGCCGAGGATGTCTCGCTGCCCCCCCACGATCGGGTACAGGCCCGCGAACTGCCTGGCGCCGAGGTGGCTGCAGTAATCCACCACGGGGCGTTTACCACAATCAGCGAAGCTTACGAGGCGGTCATAAAGTGGATTGAGACCAATGGATACCAGTTCAACGGGCCATCCCGGGAGATCTATCTGCAACTTCCGGCTGAGATGGGTGATCAGAACGATCCGGATACGGTGACGGAGATTCAGTTCCCTGTGGCGAAAGCCTGATACGACCAACAGCCGACCACCACTCTAAGTATTGGTGGTCGGCTGTCCATGCCGGGAAGACTTCCGAAGTCGCTTATATTCAACCCGGACTTAAGAGAAACAATCTATTATGCTCACAGACAGCAAGATGCGGCGAAAGGGCATTGTATGTATATCCCGTACACCCCTTCGATGGAGCGAAGCAGGTCATATACTACGGGGCGTACAGCCATTCAGCTTCATGCTCTATGTTAAGAGGAACCATGCATGCTCCTCCATAGACGCAAATAACCGCAAGGTGCTAAACCCTCCGGAGTTCCTAAGTGCCGCAAGTGACGTCCGACCCCATTGCATACACCCTTGCCATTTTCAACAGAATCGGTGTCACAGTAAAATCGGCGACAAGTGCGGTTACGATACCGATGCACGCCAGCAGCCCCATGTTGAAGAGGACATTTGCCGGAGAGGTAAAATATGCCGAGAAATTAAATACAAGTACTATCGATGTGGTTAGCAATGCCGGCCCTACAACGAAGAAGGTTCGCCGGATTGAGCGTTCGTAGCTGCCACTTCGTTCGTATTCCAGGTGGCAGTGATTAATGAAGTGGATCGTATCGTCAACAGCAAGTCCCAGCAGCATCGGCATGATTGTGACGGTCATCATGTCCAGTGGAATTTTCAGAAAGCCCATAACGCCCCCAACCGCCAGTGCGGGTGCAATATTCGGAATGATACCGATAAGGCCTGTCTTCACGCTGCCGAACACCAGCATCAGCAGGATAGTTATGAGACCCAGCGCTATCATGAACGATTTGATCTGACCCAGTGCAACGATACCCTGCATGACCGTGTACTTTGCCGCAGTGCCTGATTTTATTACATTGGCATCAGGAAATAGCTCTTCAGCAAGCTGGTCGATACGGTTGAACTCCTCTTGCAGTTCCCGTGCATTGTAATTATCCAGATCTACCTGCAGGTGCAGCCAGCGGCCATCGTAGTCCATCCATTTCTCCGCTTCAGTACCACCGGCGTTTTCGTAAAGGAACATTGTCTGGGCAATGATTTGCGTCTCGATCACATGACGCTCTTCATCGGATCCCTGAAAATTGGTATAGGCTTGTATGTCATCCATGGATGGAATGCTGTAGTACCGTGGGTTACCATCATTGAGCACCTGGTTGAGGTCCTTTACGATGTCAAGGATAGAAAATGTTTTCTTGGTGAGAGGGAAATTACGCACCTCTTCTTCGAGCTGCGCAAAGTTTCGAAGATTTTCCGGATCTCTTGCCCCGTTTGCATCAGGGAACTCAATACCAATTTCGTACGAGTAGAGTGCCCCTATTTCAGTATCACTGATTTCCAGTAATCTACTGACATAGGGTACTCGAGCCCCCATAGAACGACGCACATCAAACGAGACTTCAACTTGTGTAAGACCCCATATACCGGCCAGCATGAAGAAACCAACCCAGAGTAAAATCGCTTTGGGATGAGCCATAACTACGTCATTCAGTCGAACCAGCCAGAATGACATTCGATTTTCTTTTCGCTTGTTCGAAACAGCTTTCCCGGGTTTGCGTTTGCCAAAACTGAACAATGATGGAAGAATCACAATTGTAACCAGAAAAGTGAATCCAACCAGTGCTGCGGACGTCAAACCTATCCAGCGTAGAAGGCGTACTTCTATGAACAGAAAGGACATCAATGCGCCAATGGTTGTCAATGCCGTGAACATGATCGGCCAACCTGATTCCTCAATGGAATACACTGCCGCTTCACGCGGAGTACGCCCTTCACGCAGACCCTTTTTGTAGAAGGTTACAATGTGAATGGAATACCCAACAGCTACGGCAAAACCAAGCAGCATCGGCATTGTGATTATACTTGGGTCTATCTTTACACCCATGTAACCCTGCAAACCGAATACAACAACCATTGCGCTCACACCGCAAACCACAGGAAAGATAACACCGCGCACTGAACGCAGAGAGATAGTAAGAACCAGTACGGACAGCAGAAGAGCAAGAAGCATGATTCTTGGCAGTTCTCCGTTAAACCAGACGCGCTTTTCGTAATTAATCATCGGCATGCCTGAAGTTAGAGGATGCAAATGAGCGTACTTCTCCTGTCCAACGATTTCTGCAAATACATGACCAATCAATATCTCCGGTGGCTGCGGTTTCTCACTGTCGAAATCAGCAAAATACTGAGGATACTCCTCAGAGAGAGCCTGCGCATAGGCAAGGTATTCGGGGTCGTTGGCCCAATCGTCCGGGAAAGGCTGCAGACGAAGAATGATCCATGTTTGGCTGCAGTCATGTGAGAGCAATTTCCCGACTATGGAGGGTTTGGCCAGTGCCTGCGACCGCAGATTTTCCAACTCCTCGCTTTCGGCAGGTATGGAATCGGGGATAAGGTTGATGATCTCGATACCGCCTTCGACGCCCAGGCTGTACTCCAGGTTCGTAAGCGAAAGCACTTCGTCAGCCAGTGGAGTGAAACGTTCAACCTCATCGCTGAGTTCTCGAATACTCCGCAGTACTTCCGGCTCGAAAACATCATCCACTTTCACAAGTACAGCTGCGTAGTCGCTATTGCCAAAAATATCTTCGAAGGTTTCAGAAACATGCATCATTTCGCTGTTTTCAAGGAACCAGTTGTCATTCGACGTATCAAGTTTCAATCGTGATAGTCCCTTTGCTGCAACGAAAAGCACCAATGCGAAGAGTATAAGGTTCAACCAGCGCAGTTTTACAATGACTTTCCCGACACGAAAAAAGAATTTGTTAATGGTTCCAATATGTATGCCCATTGTATCCTCCATTAATGTACAGCGTTCTATGTTTGTGCGGAAGAAGTCAGAAACTGTACTTTATTTTGAACCATACTTGTGTGTTGTCTTCGTAGTCGCCGAACCCGCTGCCTTCCGGTCCAGCGAAAATATCCCCACCTGCTATGGCATGCAGGGCATCAGAGAGGGCGTAGTCGACCAGTATCTGATCGTAAATATCCCCGTCATTGATTCCGTAGTAGAACATGTTGGCAATCTCCAGAGTCTGTCGCATGAACATGCGGGAAAGAAACAGTGTTCCCTGCAACGCATGCTCGTCCCGAGCCATCGTAGCACTGTGATCCATAACCCAGTCGTCAGCCAGTTGCGAGGAAACTGTCCAATCATTTCCCGGATACCAGTCAAGACCTGCCAGCCCTTTACAGAAATTTCGTTCTACAGTTCGGTCACCGGTCTGATTGTCGGTGAAGTGTTTACCTTGAAAGAACGCCAATTCTCCCCTTAGAACAAACTCACCCAGCGGTTTGCTTGCTTCAGCACCGTAATACCCCAATCGATGGTACTGTGGTTGCCAGTGGATATCGTCGTTAACAAGATACCTGTGCAATACAGGGGTATCATCCCATGTGTAAAAGGCTGACAGCGCAATATCGATTCCTGATGTGAACAGTGAAACTTTTCCGGCGATTTCACTGTTTGCCAGTGTGCGTTCCGGCAGGACAGATGCGTCGAGAACTTCATTTTCAGACATGTGAGCCTCGACTGCCCAGGGGCTGTCGCCCGATGCGAAAACAGCCGGCTCAAACACAGGCAGCCAGATAACTTCAATACTGCCCCAAATAGGTAGATATCGTAGTTGAAAGGCATCTACAGGCATACGGATATCATCAGAATCGCGGGTGATGAATTCGGTGTAATCTCCAGGACAGAGGATATCAGTGACAGGTATGCCGTCGGCTTTACCCCAGCAGAAAATTTGGCGTCCTGCTCTAACATCCCAGTTCACACCGGCATACTCGTAGTAGGCTTCCCGTAATTCCACCGTTGTTTTTTCTTCCAGAACGTGGTTTTTCTCTGCGTTCAGAGAAACGAACATATAACTGCAGCCCGCCTGAGCGGAACAATTGGCGCGCAAGCGGGTGCGCATTGCGTTCCAGTTACCGTCATCAAGGCGTGTGGCCACATAGGTGTCCGCAAAGCCCCCAAAACGCAGGTCCGACCCTGTGCATGGTTGCAGCGCAAAGCAAGACAGCAGGAATGGAAGGAGCGATTTCATTCTACTCTTCCCCGCTCGATGGCCGTAACGGTAAAGATATTGTCGTCCAGATCCTGGTTATAGGAAACATTGCTTAAAGTGAGACGAGTCTGGTGCTCTTCCCGAAGGTTGTCCATGAACATACTGTGAGCAGTCCAGATACCATCCACCTGACGGATATTGCCAACGGTCAGTACCTTCATCAGGCCCATCGAGTCGTAGTACTCAGCCCTGATGACCATATAGTTGTCCTGTCGTACCCAGATCAGACGGTTTTTGTATTGTTCGTCTTGATTCAAAGGAACCGATTCAACAACCCAGCATGTTTGACCCTCAAGGGTTTCTTCCCTGAGAAGAGTGTGGGTGTCTTCATCCACATTTCGATCACCCATATCATCATAGGTAAAATCCGAACCCATGAAATAATCGTCGTTTGACGCCCCGCTGATCCGGCGCACCATGCGAAGTGCGGGCAAATATAGCCAGCGATCATCATCGCACTGCTCGTCTTCATACTCCCAGGAAAGGTAACCCGTTCCGGCAACATCGGCTGGAGAAAGGAAAACAATTACTTGTTTACTGTCATCACCATATTCCTTGCCGTAGCTGCGCATTTCCCGAACACGTGTGGCTCCTCTATGATTGATTAGTGTCATTTCGAGTTCGGACTGGCGATCGTCTCCGTCATCGCGTTCGTCAACAAGGGACATTATGGCATATCCTGTAAGTTGGAGTTCTTCCGCTTCCAGGCGCGAAATGGTTCCGAGTAGTAACGTAATTGCAACGATGAACAATTGGTATTTCATGGTGTACTCCTCTACTTCGTATTGTTGAAAGCCGTTCACTGATGTTCAAAGAAACAACTGCCGCAGTTGCTTCGCGAATTCGTCAAATACACATCCCTTTTCCCCTTGATAGCCATAGCGCGTAAAGGTCCTTCAAGACTTGAACTCAACTCTGTGCTTCCTCCTGATTTAGATTAATCTTATTATTTTAGTCTTATCTAAATTTACAACAATCTTCACTTCTGTCAAGTACCTTTTCTTTTATCCCATCAAGGGGTGTGAATGGCCTTTATCCGATCAAAAGCGTTTTTACACCCGCTACAGCTCCTCGATTGCTTATTCTTCGGGATTCCAATAGGTTGCTATGAGCAGGAAGAACGGGAAGATAGTCTTTCGACAAGAATGCAGAAGGCCCCCGCTGCTTCAAGCAACAGGTACATCAGCAGGCCGTTGGGGAGGTTTCAACGAGTATCAAGTGTATCAACGCGGACTGGCA
Above is a window of Candidatus Aegiribacteria sp. DNA encoding:
- a CDS encoding MMPL family transporter, which produces MGIHIGTINKFFFRVGKVIVKLRWLNLILFALVLFVAAKGLSRLKLDTSNDNWFLENSEMMHVSETFEDIFGNSDYAAVLVKVDDVFEPEVLRSIRELSDEVERFTPLADEVLSLTNLEYSLGVEGGIEIINLIPDSIPAESEELENLRSQALAKPSIVGKLLSHDCSQTWIILRLQPFPDDWANDPEYLAYAQALSEEYPQYFADFDSEKPQPPEILIGHVFAEIVGQEKYAHLHPLTSGMPMINYEKRVWFNGELPRIMLLALLLSVLVLTISLRSVRGVIFPVVCGVSAMVVVFGLQGYMGVKIDPSIITMPMLLGFAVAVGYSIHIVTFYKKGLREGRTPREAAVYSIEESGWPIMFTALTTIGALMSFLFIEVRLLRWIGLTSAALVGFTFLVTIVILPSLFSFGKRKPGKAVSNKRKENRMSFWLVRLNDVVMAHPKAILLWVGFFMLAGIWGLTQVEVSFDVRRSMGARVPYVSRLLEISDTEIGALYSYEIGIEFPDANGARDPENLRNFAQLEEEVRNFPLTKKTFSILDIVKDLNQVLNDGNPRYYSIPSMDDIQAYTNFQGSDEERHVIETQIIAQTMFLYENAGGTEAEKWMDYDGRWLHLQVDLDNYNARELQEEFNRIDQLAEELFPDANVIKSGTAAKYTVMQGIVALGQIKSFMIALGLITILLMLVFGSVKTGLIGIIPNIAPALAVGGVMGFLKIPLDMMTVTIMPMLLGLAVDDTIHFINHCHLEYERSGSYERSIRRTFFVVGPALLTTSIVLVFNFSAYFTSPANVLFNMGLLACIGIVTALVADFTVTPILLKMARVYAMGSDVTCGT
- a CDS encoding outer membrane lipoprotein-sorting protein; this encodes MKYQLFIVAITLLLGTISRLEAEELQLTGYAIMSLVDERDDGDDRQSELEMTLINHRGATRVREMRSYGKEYGDDSKQVIVFLSPADVAGTGYLSWEYEDEQCDDDRWLYLPALRMVRRISGASNDDYFMGSDFTYDDMGDRNVDEDTHTLLREETLEGQTCWVVESVPLNQDEQYKNRLIWVRQDNYMVIRAEYYDSMGLMKVLTVGNIRQVDGIWTAHSMFMDNLREEHQTRLTLSNVSYNQDLDDNIFTVTAIERGRVE
- a CDS encoding MerR family transcriptional regulator; this encodes MIRIGLFSKLSQVPVKTLRYYDEIGLLEPAEIDRFTSYRYYSISQLPRLNRILALKDLGLSLDQIARLLAEEVPVEQLRGMLRLKEVEIQQQMQQEQEKLTLVAARLKQIELEDKMSKYDVVIKKVEPQRIASVRDVIPAYPEQGALWGELETMLSQNQVKCTSPCFTLYHSDEPEIDAEVCEPIAEDVSLPPHDRVQARELPGAEVAAVIHHGAFTTISEAYEAVIKWIETNGYQFNGPSREIYLQLPAEMGDQNDPDTVTEIQFPVAKA